One window from the genome of Elaeis guineensis isolate ETL-2024a chromosome 5, EG11, whole genome shotgun sequence encodes:
- the LOC105035627 gene encoding pathogenesis-related thaumatin-like protein 3.5 — protein sequence MEQLILKLSTSVLFPLIWQFILFGSLVNGQLVTFHITNKCPFPIWPAAAPNAGHPVIGDGGFFLPPGQTKRVHAPPTWNGRFWARTDCNFNSTSKPLCQTGDCDSLLSCNGSIGMPPATLVEVALQEDKSKPSFYDVSVVDGYNLPISVSTMPADRKCWIGGCTKSINSVCPPELQVLDQSGGVIACKSACLAFDLDVFCCRNSYGKPQKCKASMYSKMFKDACPSYFSYAYDSPPPLVNCYSKDYVITFCPSKWSTHLSM from the exons ATGGAGCAGCTCATTTTGAAGCTCTCGACCTCTGTCCTCTTTCCCTTGATATGGCAGTTCATCTTGTTTG gtagCCTTGTGAATGGGCAGCTGGTGACATTCCACATCACGAATAAGTGCCCCTTCCCAATATGGCCAGCAGCTGCCCCTAATGCCGGCCATCCTGTGATCGGTGATGGTGGCTTCTTCCTCCCACCTGGACAAACCAAGCGAGTCCATGCCCCACCCACATGGAATGGGCGCTTTTGGGCCAGAACCGATTGCAACTTCAACTCCACCTCTAAACCTCTTTGCCAAACTGGCGACTGCGATAGCCTTCTCTCATGCAATGGATCTATAGGCATGCCTCCTGCCACTCTTGTTGAG GTTGCATTGCAGGAAGATAAAAGCAAACCTAGCTTCTATGATGTTAGTGTGGTTGATGGGTACAATCTACCCATTTCTGTCTCAACCATGCCAGCTGATCGAAAGTGTTGGATTGGTGGGTGCACAAAGAGCATCAACAGCGTATGCCCACCAGAACTCCAGGTTTTAGATCAAAGTGGAGGTGTTATCGCATGCAAGAGTGCATGTCTAGCATTCGATTTGGATGTGTTCTGCTGTAGAAATTCCTATGGGAAGCCTCAGAAATGCAAGGCCAGCATGTACTCTAAGATGTTCAAGGATGCATGCCCTTCCTATTTCAGCTATGCTTATGATAGTCCACCTCCACTTGTGAATTGCTACTCCAAAGATTATGTAATCACATTCTGCCCCTCCAAATGGAGCACTCACCTATCTATGTAA
- the LOC105044505 gene encoding protein SODIUM POTASSIUM ROOT DEFECTIVE 3: MAPSLFREIKRVSFSCASPTSAAVRTSIHRRSIDVPPGGKVGDDQTPHLHLRDSQRTTKSQSSSNTKSHSPKSGRKSSQKLADLLSPGDSSRYLLNSSRYVLNDSAFLDIFPGSEPVSAPLPAEPSMFRSKTRDELAVLRPSSSTRSHDQVVVLRVSLHCKGCEGKVRKHISKMEGVTSFSIDLATKKVTVVGDVTPLGVLNSISKVKNAQLWPSPPRSSASF, from the exons ATGGCTCCTTCGCTCTTCAGAGAGATCAAAAGAGTGAGCTTCTCCTGCGCATCCCCTACTTCAGCAGCAGTACGTACGAGCATACATCGACGGTCCATTGATGTGCCTCCTGGTGGAAAAGTTGGTGATGATCAAACTCCTCATCTCCATCTGAGAGACTCCCAGAGAACAACAAAGTCTCAATCCTCCTCCAACACTAAATCTCATAGCCCAAAGAGTGGTAGGAAAAGCTCACAGAAGCTTGCTGATCTACTCAGCCCTGGAGACTCTTCTCGTTACCTACTCAACTCTTCTCGATATGTATTGAATGACTCTGCCTTCTTGGACATCTTTCCTGGTTCTGAACCTGTTTCTGCTCCGCTCCCGGCTGAGCCGTCGATGTTTCGATCTAAAACAAGAGATGAACTTGCTGTTTTAAGACcatcttcttctactagatcacATGACCAG GTTGTGGTTTTGAGAGTGTCACTGCATTGCAAGGGTTGTGAAGGGAAGGTGAGGAAGCACATCTCTAAGATGGAAG GAGTGACATCCTTCAGCATAGACCTGGCAACAAAGAAGGTGACGGTGGTTGGAGATGTCACTCCTCTGGGTGTGCTCAACAGCATCTCTAAAGTAAAGAATGCTCAGTTGTGGCCATCACCGCCGCGGTCCTCGGCATCCTTCTGA
- the LOC105044506 gene encoding large ribosomal subunit protein uL29, producing MARIKVHELRGKSKTELLSQLKDLKAELSLLRVAKVTGGAPNKLSKIKVVRLSIARVLTVISQKQKAALREAYKNKKYIPLDLRPKKTRAIRRRLTKHQASLKTERQKKKEMYFPMRKYAIKA from the exons ATGG CTCGGATCAAGGTGCACGAGTTACGGGGGAAGTCGAAGACAGAGCTGCTGAGCCAGCTGAAGGACCTGAAGGCGGAGCTGTCGCTTCTCCGGGTGGCGAAGGTCACCGGCGGCGCCCCCAACAAGCTGTCGAAGATCAAGGTGGTCCGGCTGTCCATCGCTCGGGTGCTCACCGTCATCTCGCAGAAGCAGAAGGCTGCGCTCAGGGAGGCCTACAAGAACAAGAAGTACATCCCCCTCGACCTCCGCCCCAAGAAGACCCGCGCCATCCGCCGCCGCCTCACCAAGCACCag GCATCATTGAAGACAGAACGACAAAAGAAGAAGGAGATGTATTTTCCAATGAGAAAGTATGCAATCAAGGCATAG
- the LOC105044507 gene encoding probable pectate lyase 4 — MGGLCSSGRREHRRHGSPASSPVVGHVTNLPPPNFPSPRPPPSLPPAPDPVAVPSNDGSGGGISAKGETMAALPYAHVDGSLRALAGQAEGFGRHAIGGLNGSVFHVTSLADDGYGSLRDACRRKEPLWIVFEVSGTIHLSSYLRVSSYKTIDGRGQRVKLEGKGLQLKECEHVIICNLEFEGGRGHDVDGIQIKPKSKHIWIDRCSLRDYDDGLIDITRESTDITVSRCHFSRHDKTMLIGADSSHITDRCIRVTIHHCFFDGTRQRHPRVRFGKVHLYNNYTRNWGIYAVCASVEAQIVSQCNIYEAGQKKVVFKYMPEKAGDREEVSSGWIRSEGDLFLNGAQPCLLQDAGVECVFRAHEHYPAWTMEPASPALKEVLQLCAGWQAMPRPTGC; from the exons ATGGGAGGCCTGTGCTCCTCGGGACGTCGCGAACATCGTCGTCATGGCTCTCCCGCTTCTTCCCCGGTAGTTGGACACGTTACGAATCTCCCGCCGCCAAATTTCCCTTCACCTCGTCCCCCTCCTTCCCTACCCCCAGCTCCAGACCCAGTGGCGGTTCCCTCCAACGACGGCAGCGGCGGCGGGATCTCGGCGAAGGGGGAGACGATGGCGGCTCTGCCGTACGCCCACGTCGACGGGAGCCTGCGAGCCCTCGCCGGGCAGGCCGAGGGCTTCGGCCGCCATGCCATCGGAGGCCTCAACGGATCCGTCTTTCACGTCACGTCCTTGGCCG ATGATGGATATGGTTCGCTTCGTGATGCATGCCGTAGAAAAGAACCCCTGTGGATTGTTTTTGAAGTGTCAGGAACCATCCACCTTTCGTCGTACTTGAGGGTATCATCCTATAAGACAATTGATGGTCGAGGACAGAGGGTTAAGTTAGAAGGCAAAGGCTTACAGCTGAAAGAGTGCGAACATGTGATAATATGCAATCTGGAGTTTGAAGGTGGTCGAGGACATGATGTTGATGGTATTCAGATAAAGCCCAAATCAAAACATATCTGGATAGACCGTTGCAGTCTGCGTGATTATGATGATGGACTAATTGATATCACCCGTGAAAGTACTGATATTACAGTTTCAAG ATGCCACTTCTCAAGGCATGATAAGACAATGCTTATTGGAGCAGATAGCAGCCACATAACTGATAGATGTATACGGGTGACAATTCATCATTGTTTTTTTGATGGGACAAGACAGCGGCATCCTCGAGTTAGATTTGGCAAAGTTCACCTTTACAACAACTATACAAGAAATTGGGGCATATATGCTGTTTGTGCCAGTGTCGAAGCACAG ATTGTCTCTCAATGCAATATATATGAAGCAGGACAGAAGAAGGTGGTTTTTAAGTACATGCCTGAGAAG GCAGGAGATAGAGAAGAGGTGTCATCTGGATGGATAAGGTCTGAAGGTGACCTATTCCTGAATGGTGCCCAGCCTTGTTTATTACAAGATGCTGGTGTGGAATGTGTTTTCAGGGCCCATGAACATTACCCAGCTTGGACAATGGAACCTGCATCACCGGCTCTGAAGGAGGTTCTCCAGTTGTGTGCAGGATGGCAGGCCATGCCAAGGCCAACAGGGTGTTAG